In the Paenibacillus sp. FSL H7-0357 genome, one interval contains:
- a CDS encoding YhgE/Pip domain-containing protein, translating into MAEIWRIYLNDWRNLFRIPVAVLLIAALIVLPSVYDWVNVAAVWDPYSNTSGIKIAVASLDKGAELQGKSFNIGDQVLDSLHNNKTLGWTFTDARAAEIGVRRGDYYASIVIPAEFSQRMAGIVEGNLVKPEVEYTVNEKINAIAPKITAKGASTITTQISEHFIETLSSTVLNALRHIDEEFQSELPVIRKVEQGLFKLEASLPEIDKAGKLVLKLQQNWPEISSSAGRIASLTSKLPEVEQAGAAAETIDEHWSQISEAAGQLQTLSSKLPELERAALLVSGLDANFGKVDEMLDRASERLSEAAAVVNAAAKALPQADRLAAAGSSFGQELQQFLEQNGAAFESIPLIMQQNFYLLQQTGDAAVQLAEELQNSKEQQPAAARQLQLASARLSAGSGTLGHTAALLGAVNSLSPGAVRTGDINALSEVQEQFTSAASRADKLAAALQAGGGPDAGALEQFSLAAGQSQTALNRIVARYNAEGMPAVTDSMKQLTSTAGTAAKALQNVPQRLDALNTVLDEAAAAIGYGESGLASLRQNLPAIREDVHAAASGLEDKMATFNHFVTDVLPQIESGLPAAGVAIHGAAEFARNDLPAAEEKFRRAAALITTGLPRADQGVERAAQLVREDLPTLEAAVRKAAATIRQIKSEVNLEDIAQLLGGDIKSKSDFLASPVVLKEKTLYPIPNYGSAMTPFYVVLSLWVGGTLMISLLRTGVDTGGITYTGHQLYFGRLLTFLTIGILQALVAVFGNIYILNCYVADKGWFVLFAVLISIVFVTIVFTLVSVFGNLGKGIAIVFMVLQFSSSGGTFPISTTGHFFQILNPFMPFTYAISLLREAVGGILPEVVFRDVLALLLFGVLALLLGLTLQKPLERFIRKAAEQAEKSKLIS; encoded by the coding sequence ATGGCGGAAATATGGCGGATCTATCTGAACGATTGGCGCAACCTGTTCAGGATTCCGGTGGCGGTGCTGCTGATTGCAGCGCTTATTGTGCTGCCCTCTGTGTATGATTGGGTAAATGTGGCCGCAGTATGGGATCCATACAGCAACACCTCCGGCATCAAAATCGCCGTGGCCAGTCTGGACAAAGGGGCGGAGCTGCAGGGAAAAAGCTTCAATATCGGTGACCAGGTGCTGGACAGCCTGCATAACAATAAGACACTGGGCTGGACCTTTACGGATGCCCGGGCCGCTGAAATTGGGGTTCGGCGCGGAGACTATTATGCGAGCATCGTCATTCCCGCAGAGTTCTCGCAGCGGATGGCCGGAATCGTTGAGGGCAACCTGGTGAAGCCCGAGGTAGAATATACCGTTAACGAAAAAATCAATGCCATCGCGCCCAAAATCACTGCGAAGGGTGCTTCGACGATCACGACGCAAATCAGTGAGCATTTTATCGAAACACTCAGCAGCACGGTGCTTAACGCCCTCCGCCACATTGATGAGGAATTTCAATCCGAGCTGCCGGTAATCCGCAAGGTGGAGCAGGGGCTGTTCAAGCTGGAGGCCAGCTTGCCGGAAATAGACAAGGCGGGCAAGCTGGTGCTCAAGCTGCAGCAGAACTGGCCGGAGATATCCTCTTCCGCCGGGAGGATCGCTTCCCTTACCAGCAAGCTGCCGGAGGTGGAACAGGCTGGAGCGGCGGCGGAGACGATCGACGAGCACTGGTCCCAGATCAGTGAAGCCGCCGGGCAGCTGCAGACGCTGAGCAGCAAGCTTCCTGAGCTGGAGCGGGCTGCTCTTCTGGTCAGCGGGCTGGATGCCAATTTCGGCAAGGTGGACGAGATGCTGGACCGGGCTTCCGAGCGGTTGTCGGAAGCTGCTGCAGTGGTAAATGCCGCGGCCAAGGCATTGCCGCAGGCGGATCGGCTGGCTGCGGCCGGAAGCAGCTTTGGGCAGGAGCTGCAGCAGTTTCTGGAACAGAACGGCGCGGCCTTCGAGAGCATTCCCCTGATTATGCAGCAGAATTTCTATCTGCTGCAGCAGACCGGGGATGCCGCCGTGCAGCTTGCCGAAGAGCTGCAGAACAGCAAGGAACAGCAGCCGGCGGCAGCCCGGCAGCTGCAGCTCGCTTCAGCCCGGCTGTCGGCCGGAAGCGGGACACTGGGCCACACCGCGGCTTTGCTTGGCGCGGTGAACAGCCTGTCGCCCGGGGCGGTGCGGACCGGCGACATCAATGCTCTAAGTGAAGTGCAGGAGCAGTTCACATCCGCTGCTTCCCGGGCGGACAAGCTTGCGGCGGCGCTGCAGGCCGGAGGCGGCCCGGACGCCGGCGCGCTTGAGCAGTTTAGTCTGGCCGCCGGGCAGAGCCAAACGGCGCTGAATAGAATTGTTGCGCGCTACAATGCAGAAGGCATGCCGGCGGTAACGGACTCCATGAAGCAGCTAACCAGCACCGCAGGGACTGCCGCCAAGGCACTGCAAAATGTTCCACAGCGCCTTGACGCACTGAATACAGTTCTGGATGAGGCAGCGGCGGCAATCGGATACGGAGAGTCGGGCCTTGCTTCGCTGCGGCAGAACCTGCCTGCAATCCGCGAAGATGTGCATGCGGCAGCCAGCGGCCTTGAGGACAAGATGGCTACGTTCAATCATTTCGTCACGGATGTTCTTCCGCAGATCGAGAGCGGACTCCCCGCTGCCGGAGTAGCGATCCATGGAGCCGCTGAATTTGCCCGCAATGATCTGCCTGCCGCAGAGGAGAAATTCCGCAGGGCAGCGGCGCTGATCACCACCGGACTTCCGCGTGCTGATCAGGGCGTGGAGCGCGCTGCACAGCTGGTGCGTGAGGATCTTCCCACGCTTGAAGCCGCAGTCCGCAAAGCGGCAGCGACCATCCGGCAAATCAAAAGTGAAGTGAATTTGGAAGATATCGCGCAGCTCTTGGGCGGAGATATCAAGAGCAAAAGCGATTTTCTCGCCAGTCCGGTCGTCCTGAAGGAGAAGACGCTCTACCCGATTCCGAATTACGGCTCGGCGATGACTCCTTTTTATGTCGTGCTCTCCTTATGGGTGGGGGGAACCCTGATGATTTCCCTGCTGCGAACGGGAGTCGATACAGGAGGAATCACATATACCGGCCACCAGCTGTATTTCGGGCGGCTGCTGACCTTTCTGACCATCGGAATCCTTCAGGCACTGGTAGCGGTGTTTGGCAATATTTATATCCTGAACTGTTATGTCGCGGATAAAGGCTGGTTTGTGCTGTTTGCTGTGTTAATCAGCATCGTATTTGTGACGATTGTGTTCACCCTCGTTTCGGTCTTCGGCAATCTGGGAAAAGGAATTGCGATTGTATTTATGGTGCTGCAGTTCTCCAGCTCCGGAGGCACATTTCCCATCAGTACCACCGGGCATTTCTTTCAGATCCTGAATCCTTTTATGCCGTTTACCTATGCGATCAGTCTGCTGCGGGAAGCGGTAGGGGGGATTCTGCCGGAGGTGGTCTTCCGCGATGTGTTGGCTCTGCTGCTTTTCGGCGTGCTGGCGCTGCTGCTGGGGCTTACGCTGCAGAAACCGCTTGAACGCTTCATCCGCAAAGCCGCAGAACAGGCTGAGAAGTCCAAGCTGATCTCTTGA